A single region of the Candidatus Melainabacteria bacterium genome encodes:
- a CDS encoding DUF2252 domain-containing protein encodes MKIVKATALYEEWVKSFITIVVADLEAKHQMMADDEFAFLRATFYRWAQLFPELCPDLQNAPVVNSIGDLHVEQYSTWRDSEARLILGIADFDEAYQLPYTFDLVRLATSACKAIEVGDLGITKTKACQAILQGYIASIACGGKPIVLEEDNPELRAMAIARLAVPSHFWRKLDSQCRSVKTLTERAQMAVESILPKPTPKYQCFQRRAGVGSLGRQRFVITANHNGARIAREAKALLPSACSWAYGEKKPSSHLQEILDASVRSPDPYLKTKGKWVIRRLSPSCSKMELSALPKVRDEAALLWAMGFEAANVHLGTAGVAAKIKKDFAKRSADWLRRAVDVMSDAVRQDYKDWRRSRNLTGA; translated from the coding sequence ATGAAAATAGTCAAAGCTACCGCGCTCTACGAAGAGTGGGTCAAAAGCTTTATTACCATCGTTGTAGCCGATCTCGAAGCGAAGCATCAGATGATGGCTGACGATGAGTTTGCTTTTCTGCGCGCCACGTTCTACCGTTGGGCGCAGCTTTTCCCGGAACTATGTCCCGATTTGCAAAACGCACCGGTCGTCAACTCGATTGGTGATTTGCACGTCGAGCAATACAGCACCTGGCGTGACAGCGAGGCGCGATTGATACTGGGCATCGCCGATTTCGACGAAGCTTACCAGCTGCCTTACACATTCGATCTGGTTCGGCTCGCCACCAGCGCCTGCAAGGCCATCGAAGTGGGCGACCTCGGTATAACCAAGACGAAAGCCTGCCAGGCGATCTTGCAGGGCTACATCGCTAGCATTGCCTGTGGTGGCAAGCCAATTGTCCTGGAAGAAGACAACCCGGAACTGCGCGCCATGGCGATAGCCAGACTGGCAGTACCGTCGCACTTCTGGCGCAAGCTCGACAGCCAGTGCCGGTCGGTAAAGACGCTCACGGAGCGAGCCCAAATGGCGGTTGAGAGCATTCTGCCGAAGCCGACACCGAAGTATCAATGCTTCCAGCGCCGTGCCGGTGTGGGAAGCCTCGGACGCCAGCGCTTTGTCATCACCGCCAATCACAACGGTGCGCGCATCGCTCGTGAGGCCAAGGCACTGCTTCCGTCAGCCTGTTCGTGGGCATACGGCGAGAAGAAGCCATCGTCGCACCTGCAGGAGATTCTCGACGCATCGGTGCGTTCGCCGGATCCCTACCTGAAGACAAAAGGCAAATGGGTGATTCGCAGGCTCTCACCCTCATGTTCGAAGATGGAGCTGAGTGCTCTGCCCAAAGTGCGTGACGAAGCGGCGCTGCTCTGGGCAATGGGTTTCGAGGCTGCGAACGTTCATTTGGGAACGGCTGGCGTCGCCGCGAAAATCAAGAAAGACTTCGCAAAGCGCTCGGCTGACTGGCTGCGGCGTGCAGTTGACGTCATGAGTGATGCGGTGCGGCAAGATTACAAAGACTGGAGACGGTCGCGTAATTTGACTGGCGCTTGA
- a CDS encoding PLP-dependent aminotransferase family protein — protein sequence MRVNLAIRLDHSSSTPLFEQLARHLELSIESGRLEPGQMLPSSREFARTLLLARGTVVRAYGQLIGKGLIEAIKGKGLIVNAPPPLDYSTQSAQMHELMLVDDLSANEILGSAQQPLPVEDVTKAAVPQALLPVKRWRELIIKNCKQLGRTDEIDDLGALDLRQQVCRFLRATRGLNCSPEQISVYTNTDQALDTIARLLIKPNDTAVIEEPGYIGVSKIFAAAGARVIANGIDYGGMMVENLDALATSPKVLYVTPVSQDPTGIVMSEERQDSIIQWAKRNDCLIVEDGWDTDFCHGRPAVPCMQQKAAEQIIYLYSFWKLLFPLSNACFLVVPQRLVPALRRLRAMINRPPISIELSALKDLLAAGEIDNLVAKLQKSYRKRRQALIYSLSMAFEKQIQIAPMSGGTHVLVSFQFAAEKQRVLDAGAECGLKLISLDEYYFDGRVTNQYIVFFTNVSPATVGAQAQLFKERLLGADYMAQRALL from the coding sequence ATGCGTGTTAATCTAGCCATCAGACTCGATCACAGTTCATCCACACCGTTGTTTGAGCAACTTGCTCGTCACCTTGAATTGAGCATTGAGAGCGGAAGACTGGAGCCTGGGCAGATGTTACCTTCCAGTCGGGAGTTCGCTCGCACTTTGCTTTTAGCCAGGGGAACGGTAGTGCGAGCTTATGGTCAGCTAATTGGCAAAGGGCTGATTGAGGCGATCAAGGGAAAAGGCTTGATTGTGAACGCACCGCCGCCACTGGACTATTCCACCCAATCTGCGCAGATGCACGAACTGATGTTGGTAGATGATTTGAGCGCAAACGAAATTCTCGGCAGTGCACAGCAACCCCTGCCTGTGGAAGACGTTACCAAAGCAGCTGTACCTCAAGCCCTGCTGCCTGTGAAGCGATGGCGAGAACTGATAATCAAAAACTGCAAGCAGCTCGGACGCACGGATGAGATCGACGATCTCGGCGCACTAGACCTGCGACAGCAAGTCTGTAGGTTCTTGAGAGCAACCAGGGGGCTGAACTGCTCGCCGGAACAAATCTCGGTCTATACCAATACAGATCAAGCGCTTGACACGATCGCCAGATTGTTGATCAAACCAAATGACACAGCCGTCATAGAAGAGCCGGGATACATCGGTGTGTCGAAGATTTTCGCCGCCGCCGGCGCCCGCGTGATCGCCAACGGTATTGATTATGGTGGCATGATGGTTGAGAACCTCGACGCTCTGGCTACCAGCCCAAAAGTGTTGTACGTGACACCTGTAAGCCAGGACCCGACCGGTATCGTGATGAGCGAAGAGCGGCAAGATTCGATTATCCAATGGGCGAAAAGAAACGATTGCTTGATTGTAGAAGACGGCTGGGACACAGACTTCTGTCATGGAAGACCGGCGGTGCCCTGCATGCAGCAAAAGGCAGCCGAGCAAATTATCTACCTGTATTCGTTCTGGAAACTGCTCTTTCCCCTTTCGAACGCCTGCTTTCTCGTTGTTCCGCAACGATTGGTACCGGCGTTGAGGCGCCTGAGAGCAATGATTAATAGACCACCGATTAGCATCGAACTGTCGGCCCTTAAAGATTTGCTCGCCGCAGGAGAGATCGACAACCTGGTCGCAAAGTTGCAAAAGAGCTACAGAAAACGCAGGCAGGCTCTGATTTACAGTTTGTCGATGGCGTTCGAGAAGCAGATTCAGATCGCCCCCATGAGCGGGGGAACCCACGTGCTGGTAAGTTTTCAATTCGCAGCGGAGAAGCAACGAGTGCTGGACGCCGGGGCTGAGTGCGGGCTCAAGTTGATCAGTCTGGATGAATACTACTTTGATGGCAGAGTGACGAACCAGTACATCGTCTTTTTTACGAACGTCTCGCCGGCAACAGTTGGCGCGCAAGCGCAGCTTTTCAAGGAGCGATTGCTGGGTGCAGATTATATGGCGCAGAGGGCGCTTCTGTAA
- a CDS encoding tetratricopeptide repeat protein, translating into MTTAKKFLASLVIVLGNGGIFVTCMNGASATPANDAYLKAHALNAQSKFAEALPLLDQAIELDPKLTDAYISRSFSYGKLGQIQKALKDVQKALDIDSNNEVAYNNRGFLFLRLGQYDKAISDFSKAVALNPDDEAAWANRAEAYWRAGDADDALTDCSKAIGFGLGDADPYITRGDILASQGESLRAISDYDTAIGYHPTTANSFHEPGEVYFKRAQQRHLLETKDINEAKNSGYPVEMAETISAIKNKLKKSNTTADLSTSLQSAVNRKQIDSCSVIDENTVEIQLKNPCSARLVSKLIGWNSPYLVSPDVHQRNWEIQVPRDRMGKIEGSRIATTYPQIGAWTVRASVDGRPTGELPETVAGASPAYNLAVYDSGITTVRLVLENR; encoded by the coding sequence ATGACGACGGCGAAGAAGTTTCTGGCAAGTTTGGTTATCGTCTTAGGTAATGGTGGCATTTTCGTTACTTGCATGAATGGCGCCTCAGCAACGCCAGCTAATGATGCTTATTTAAAGGCCCATGCACTCAATGCTCAATCGAAATTCGCCGAAGCCCTGCCGCTTCTCGATCAAGCGATCGAGCTGGATCCGAAACTCACCGACGCCTATATAAGCAGATCATTTTCCTACGGCAAATTGGGACAAATACAGAAAGCACTGAAAGACGTTCAAAAGGCGCTGGATATCGACTCAAACAACGAAGTCGCATACAACAACCGCGGATTTCTTTTCTTGCGGCTCGGACAATACGACAAAGCAATCTCAGATTTCAGTAAAGCTGTGGCGCTCAATCCAGATGATGAGGCAGCATGGGCAAATCGGGCGGAAGCTTACTGGCGTGCCGGAGATGCCGATGACGCCTTGACAGATTGCTCTAAAGCGATTGGATTCGGACTTGGGGATGCCGACCCGTACATCACCCGCGGTGACATTTTAGCCAGTCAGGGCGAATCTCTTCGCGCAATCAGTGACTACGACACCGCTATCGGCTATCATCCGACCACCGCAAATTCGTTTCACGAGCCGGGCGAAGTTTACTTCAAACGAGCCCAGCAGCGCCATTTGCTTGAAACGAAAGATATTAACGAAGCCAAAAATAGTGGATATCCCGTGGAAATGGCTGAAACGATAAGCGCAATCAAAAACAAATTGAAAAAATCCAACACAACTGCTGACCTTTCCACGTCGCTTCAAAGTGCCGTGAATCGAAAACAAATCGACTCATGTTCGGTCATTGACGAAAATACAGTGGAAATACAGCTGAAAAATCCGTGTTCGGCTCGACTGGTGAGCAAACTGATTGGCTGGAATTCACCATATTTGGTATCACCAGACGTGCACCAGAGGAACTGGGAAATACAGGTCCCCAGAGACAGAATGGGAAAGATTGAAGGCTCCAGAATTGCCACTACTTATCCCCAAATTGGGGCTTGGACAGTGCGGGCGTCCGTCGATGGCAGACCGACAGGCGAGCTTCCCGAGACTGTTGCTGGTGCCTCTCCTGCTTACAACCTTGCCGTTTATGACTCTGGAATCACAACCGTCCGTCTGGTACTGGAAAACAGATGA